The following are encoded together in the Montipora capricornis isolate CH-2021 chromosome 5, ASM3666992v2, whole genome shotgun sequence genome:
- the LOC138049891 gene encoding uncharacterized protein isoform X2 gives MALQSGVSIFQTIVVPTYTFILGMIAGILAISFIFTWRYFQNIDLSEGSEFVLPQYETAGTKDEYNDLTSMKEMPCGYKNILLNQENMPCLLKVPTVDDAETRYFEILPVVKCKDHIEEDTLALEDFLSVCDKRQGCLHENKRSLQIPTGQLDTHCTAERSGILSMNDFGSTEHIQGLQSVISINPLSLHRQDESLENGHPQNILKPPLINNVDVVSLRNDKSRKHREGAQSHIYKNPEQFCESDDGLIHTPLTSDLTTPMCQPFDVSDEALSFSCSQTLELPSYLSDQEVHAESIDIPPSSPSEDIIIVAIDNSNIFIGAQECASMINVGDRKRHVRVKLQNLVKILEKERPKTRGFASGSSPPATEHVWDVYRRLGYIVDLEDRRGKDEQRVDEGLHLWIYKALCELSPGVLVLATGDGMKGKSECDTSFPGCAVMALERGWTVELYSWKHSLSSEWVKLAKKYPDKLTIDYLDKYVNYITFVDGKKGRKCSPIPSEASALPRKPNMQTICQQDLKQSSAYI, from the exons ATGGCTCTTCAATCTGGTGTTAGCATATTCCAGACTATTGTTGTGCCCACATATACGTTCATTCTTGGAATGATAGCAGGAATACTGgccatttcatttatttttacatGGAG gtattttcaaaatattgacCTATCTGAGGGTTCAGAATTTGTGTTACCACAGTATGAAACAGCAGGAACCAAGGATGAATACAATGACTTGACATCAATGAAGGAAATGCCATGTGGCTATAAAAATATTTTGCTCAATCAAGAAAACATGCCTTGTTTGTTGAAAGTTCCTACAGTGGATGATGCAGAGACACGGTACTTTGAAATATTACCAGTTGTTAAATGCAAAGATCACATTGAAGAGGACACTCTTGCACTTGAAGATTTTCTTTCAGTCTGTGATAAGAGGCAGGGTTGTCTACACGAAAATAAAAGGAGTCTTCAGATACCCACAGGACAGCTTGACACACATTGTACAGCAGAGAGAAGTGGCATTCTATCCATGAATGACTTTGGAAGTACAGAGCATATTCAAGGGCTTCAaagtgtcatcagcataaaTCCTCTTTCATTGCATAGACAAGATGAAAGCTTAGAAAATGGGCATCCACAAAATATCCTCAAACCACCATTAATTAATAATGTCGATGTGGTCTCTTTGAGGAATGACAAGAGTAGAAAACACAGAGAAGGAGCACAAAGTCACATATACAAGAATCcagaacaattttgtgaaagtgaTGATGGTTTAATACATACGCCACTAACCAGTGACCTCACAACTCCAATGTGTCAACCTTTTGACGTTTCCGATGAGGCTTTGTCGTTTTCATGTTCTCAAACATTGGAACTGCCATCATATTTGTCTGATCAAGAAGTACACGCAGAATCAATAGACATTCCCCCGTCTTCACCCTCTGAGGACATAATTATTGTTGCCATAGACAACAGCAATATTTTTATAGGTGCACAAGAATGTGCTAGCATGATCAACGTCGGGGATCGCAAACGGCATGTGAGAGTCAAGTTGCAGAATCTTGTTAAGattcttgaaaaagaaagaccCAAGACGAGAGGGTTTGCCAGTGGATCTAGTCCTCCTGCTACTGAGCATGTTTGGGACGTTTACAG ACGCTTGGGCTATATAGTTGATCTGGAGGACAGAAGAGGGAAAGATGAACAAAGAGTTGACGAGGGGCTTCACTTGTGGATATATAAG GCCTTGTGTGAACTTTCTCCTGGAGTGTTGGTACTGGCAACAGGGGATGGTATGAAAGGCAAGTCAGAATGTGATACAAGTTTTCCTGGGTGTGCTGTGATGGCACTGGAAAGAGGATGGACTGTTGAACTGTACTCTTGGAAGCACAGTTTAAGCAGCGAGTGGGTCAAACTTGCCAAAAAGTATCCTGACAAGCTGACTATCGACTATCTTGACAA GTATGTAAACTATATCACATTTGTGGATGGAAAAAAGGGAAGGAAGTGTTCACCAATTCCATCAGAAGCAAGTGCCTTGCCAAGAAAACCTAATATGCAAACAATTTGCCAACAGGATCTTAAACAATCCTCAGCGTACATTTAG